One window of Cryobacterium arcticum genomic DNA carries:
- a CDS encoding PPOX class F420-dependent oxidoreductase yields MSSPTTLAGLGDERFVSLTTFRRSGEPVSTPVWIARDGDDLIVTTPKQSGKVKRLRHTSRVQLVPCSRTGAVAAGALPLEALAVIEDDDQSRALLTGVFAAKYRLEYRIFLFIERLGKSGAKTRVLLRISAPASPAA; encoded by the coding sequence ATGTCCTCTCCCACCACGCTGGCCGGCCTCGGCGACGAACGCTTCGTGTCCCTCACCACGTTCCGCCGATCGGGGGAGCCGGTCTCGACCCCGGTCTGGATCGCCAGGGATGGGGACGACCTGATCGTGACCACCCCGAAGCAGAGCGGCAAGGTGAAGCGGCTTCGCCACACCTCCCGAGTACAGCTGGTCCCCTGCTCCCGCACCGGAGCGGTGGCGGCCGGCGCGCTGCCGCTGGAGGCACTGGCCGTCATCGAGGATGACGACCAGAGCCGGGCCCTGTTGACGGGCGTCTTCGCCGCGAAGTACCGACTCGAGTACCGGATCTTCCTCTTCATCGAACGACTCGGCAAGTCCGGCGCGAAGACCCGCGTGCTGCTGCGGATCAGCGCCCCGGCCTCCCCCGCAGCCTAG